The following are encoded together in the Adhaeribacter arboris genome:
- a CDS encoding bestrophin family protein produces the protein MIIYESNKSWLRDVKHLYRSYTMQKIVRSTLWVGAGMALISYLVIDVFKLTHWRIETGTFSLLGIVLSILLVFRTNSAYDRWWEGRRQWGNLVNNCRTLAMLLHAALPASDLPSRRYLAAHIANFCLALKEHLRGGVKINELIHVSPEEQALYATKNHLPNYIATQIQVQVQEKVRSGDLTGEDLINIKMHTQTLLDVAGACERIKKTPIPFSYNVYLKLYISAYTLILPFGLLPDFGYAGIGLIMFIFFAFIGVELMAEEIEDPFGLDCNDLPIGDIAHTIKQNVYELLEVGHPEETRPKELYQKVF, from the coding sequence ATGATTATATATGAATCGAATAAAAGCTGGCTGCGCGATGTAAAGCACTTATACCGGAGCTACACCATGCAAAAAATTGTGCGCAGTACCTTGTGGGTAGGAGCTGGCATGGCCCTTATCAGTTACTTAGTGATTGATGTGTTTAAGCTAACGCATTGGAGAATAGAAACCGGCACTTTTTCGCTGTTGGGGATTGTGCTTTCCATTTTGTTGGTATTCCGGACAAATTCGGCGTACGACCGTTGGTGGGAAGGCCGTCGGCAGTGGGGGAATCTGGTCAATAATTGCCGTACTTTGGCCATGTTGCTGCACGCGGCTTTGCCCGCTTCCGATCTGCCGAGCCGTAGGTACCTGGCGGCGCATATTGCTAATTTTTGCCTTGCCTTAAAAGAACATTTACGCGGAGGAGTAAAAATAAACGAACTTATTCATGTTTCGCCGGAAGAACAGGCTCTATACGCTACCAAGAATCACCTGCCTAATTATATCGCTACCCAAATTCAGGTACAAGTGCAGGAAAAAGTCAGATCGGGCGACCTAACCGGCGAAGACTTGATCAATATAAAAATGCACACCCAAACGCTGCTGGACGTAGCCGGCGCGTGCGAACGCATCAAGAAAACGCCCATTCCTTTTTCCTACAACGTTTACCTGAAACTGTACATCTCGGCTTACACGTTAATTCTTCCTTTCGGCTTATTGCCCGATTTTGGTTACGCCGGCATTGGGTTAATAATGTTTATTTTCTTTGCTTTTATTGGCGTAGAATTAATGGCCGAAGAAATTGAGGATCCGTTTGGCTTGGATTGCAACGATTTGCCCATTGGCGATATCGCGCACACGATTAAACAAAATGTATACGAATTGCTGGAAGTTGGGCACCCGGAAGAAACGCGGCCAAAAGAATTATATCAGAAAGTTTTTTAA
- a CDS encoding bifunctional YncE family protein/alkaline phosphatase family protein, with protein MPNGWSLSPAGRSLPLGDLPLNLQLSPSKKLLAVTNNGHGNQSIQLINPGTEKLLDEKPIKKSWYGLKFSADSKKLYASGGNDNRILVYPIVNNKLGSADTIVLGQPWPKDKISPTGLDVDDKKKVLYTVTKDDSTLYVVDLTTGKTRQKVKLGYEAYACLLSPDKTELYISLWGGDKLAIYNTTTQKITTEIKTESHPNELLLTKSGKYLFVANANDNSVSVIETKSRKVIEIISAALYPTKLTGSTTNALALSPDEETLYIGNADNNCVAVFNVEEPGKSSALGFIPTGWYPTNIKTSGKKIMVANGKGFSSLPNPAGPQPLKETDNSGSHRGVTDKQEVQYIGGLFKGTLSFIDRPKEAQLKSYSQQVYKNTPFTLQTEAQAKSEAGNPVPGKPGEKSPIKYIFYVIKENRTYDQILGDMKEGNGDPNLCLFPEKVTPNHHALAREFVLLDNFYVNAEVSADGHNWSMAAYANDYVEKTWPTSYSGRGGTYDYEGTRKVAYPRDGFIWDYCLRAGVSYRSYGEFANKGKTSLKSLQGRICKAAPGFDMDIKDLERVRIWKQDFDSLLAKNAVPQFSTIRLSNDHTSGQRKGKFTPIAAVADNDLALGQLVEHISKSSIWKEAAIFVLEDDAQNGPDHIDAHRSPAFVISPYTKRNSVNHTMYTTSGMLRTIELILGLPPMSQYDAAALPMFGCFSPQADLTGYTAKQAQVDLEERNVVWNKSAERSEHFNLAAEDSAPDLDLNEVVWKSVKGEDSVMPAPRRSAFLKVKIEEEEEDD; from the coding sequence TTGCCCAACGGCTGGTCTTTAAGTCCGGCGGGGCGTTCTTTACCATTAGGGGATTTACCTTTAAACCTACAATTATCTCCTTCTAAAAAATTACTGGCGGTAACTAACAATGGGCACGGTAACCAAAGCATTCAACTCATTAATCCGGGAACCGAAAAATTACTGGACGAGAAGCCCATTAAAAAATCCTGGTACGGTTTAAAATTCAGCGCCGATAGTAAAAAATTGTACGCTTCGGGCGGCAACGATAATCGCATTCTGGTGTATCCCATTGTAAATAATAAATTAGGTTCGGCGGATACCATTGTTTTAGGACAACCCTGGCCCAAAGATAAAATCAGCCCAACGGGTTTGGATGTAGACGATAAAAAGAAAGTGCTGTACACCGTTACCAAAGACGATAGTACCTTGTACGTGGTAGATTTAACCACCGGAAAAACCCGGCAAAAAGTAAAATTAGGTTATGAGGCTTACGCCTGTTTACTCTCGCCGGATAAAACCGAATTGTATATTTCGCTTTGGGGCGGCGACAAACTAGCCATTTACAACACTACTACTCAGAAAATAACCACCGAAATAAAAACCGAAAGCCATCCGAACGAATTGCTGTTAACTAAATCGGGTAAATACCTGTTTGTGGCCAACGCCAATGATAATTCGGTATCGGTAATAGAAACGAAAAGCCGAAAAGTCATCGAGATTATATCGGCGGCTCTTTATCCTACCAAATTAACCGGTTCTACTACCAACGCTTTGGCCTTATCGCCCGACGAAGAAACTTTATACATTGGCAATGCCGATAATAACTGCGTCGCAGTTTTTAACGTGGAGGAGCCGGGTAAAAGCAGCGCCTTAGGCTTTATCCCAACGGGTTGGTATCCGACTAATATTAAAACTTCAGGTAAAAAAATAATGGTGGCGAATGGCAAAGGATTTTCGTCGTTGCCTAATCCGGCGGGGCCGCAACCCCTAAAAGAAACCGATAACAGTGGTTCGCACAGGGGAGTTACCGATAAGCAGGAGGTACAATATATTGGTGGTTTATTTAAAGGTACTTTATCTTTTATCGACCGGCCCAAAGAAGCCCAACTGAAAAGTTATTCGCAGCAAGTTTATAAAAATACGCCTTTTACTCTGCAAACCGAAGCACAAGCTAAAAGCGAAGCGGGTAATCCGGTACCGGGCAAACCGGGCGAGAAATCACCGATTAAATACATTTTTTACGTGATTAAAGAAAACCGCACCTACGATCAAATTTTAGGTGACATGAAAGAAGGCAACGGTGACCCGAACCTGTGTTTGTTTCCGGAAAAAGTTACGCCTAACCACCACGCTTTGGCGCGTGAATTTGTATTGCTCGATAACTTTTACGTGAATGCCGAAGTTAGCGCCGATGGCCATAACTGGAGCATGGCCGCTTACGCGAACGATTACGTGGAGAAAACCTGGCCCACCAGTTACAGCGGCCGGGGAGGAACCTACGATTACGAAGGAACCCGTAAAGTAGCTTACCCACGGGATGGCTTTATCTGGGATTATTGTTTACGGGCCGGCGTAAGCTACCGGAGCTACGGTGAATTTGCGAATAAAGGCAAGACTAGTTTAAAATCTTTACAAGGGCGTATTTGCAAAGCGGCTCCGGGCTTTGATATGGATATTAAAGATTTAGAACGTGTTAGAATCTGGAAACAAGATTTTGATTCTTTACTGGCGAAAAACGCGGTGCCGCAATTTAGTACTATTCGTTTATCTAACGACCATACCAGCGGCCAGCGCAAAGGCAAATTTACGCCTATTGCCGCTGTGGCCGATAATGATTTAGCTTTGGGCCAGTTAGTAGAGCATATTTCGAAAAGTTCTATCTGGAAGGAAGCAGCCATTTTCGTGCTCGAAGACGACGCCCAGAACGGCCCCGATCACATTGATGCCCACCGTTCGCCCGCTTTTGTGATCAGCCCATATACCAAACGGAATTCCGTGAATCATACCATGTATACCACCTCCGGTATGCTGCGCACGATAGAGTTAATTCTGGGTTTGCCGCCGATGAGTCAGTACGATGCGGCGGCTCTTCCTATGTTCGGTTGTTTTTCCCCGCAAGCTGATTTAACAGGTTATACTGCCAAACAGGCGCAAGTAGACCTGGAAGAACGCAACGTAGTCTGGAACAAAAGCGCCGAACGGTCCGAACATTTTAATTTGGCCGCCGAAGATTCCGCGCCGGATCTGGATTTAAACGAAGTAGTCTGGAAATCGGTAAAGGGCGAAGATTCCGTTATGCCTGCTCCCCGCCGCAGCGCCTTTTTAAAAGTGAAGATAGAAGAAGAGGAAGAGGATGATTAA
- a CDS encoding GNAT family N-acetyltransferase: MSHYKVKAAKHLLDSDIKAILHFWEMHTLTPDAFREKFKNSEFHLVKDYSSTIRAVARVNFDFKLRINEQLFAYPEFGGFVALPQGKGYGTELLQYLIQNLKKRKLEALGFCEKPLRPYYEKCGIRILYDQAKFLRTAEQNEWIPSSDDDILDLTLSPASWQQLQSLSPANLAYLVED, encoded by the coding sequence ATGAGCCATTATAAGGTAAAAGCCGCCAAGCATTTGCTGGATTCAGACATTAAAGCTATTCTTCATTTTTGGGAAATGCATACCCTGACACCGGATGCTTTCAGAGAAAAATTTAAGAATTCAGAGTTTCATTTAGTAAAAGATTATTCTTCGACCATTCGGGCAGTGGCCCGGGTAAATTTTGATTTTAAACTCCGGATAAATGAACAATTGTTTGCGTATCCGGAGTTTGGCGGTTTTGTCGCCCTGCCCCAAGGCAAAGGGTACGGCACCGAATTGCTGCAATATTTAATTCAAAATTTAAAAAAGAGAAAATTAGAAGCGCTCGGCTTTTGCGAAAAACCACTGCGGCCTTATTACGAAAAATGCGGCATCCGGATTTTATATGACCAAGCTAAGTTCTTAAGAACCGCCGAACAAAATGAATGGATACCTTCCAGCGACGATGATATTTTAGATTTAACCCTCTCGCCGGCTAGTTGGCAGCAACTGCAAAGTTTAAGTCCGGCTAATTTAGCCTATTTGGTAGAAGATTAA